Proteins found in one Syntrophales bacterium genomic segment:
- a CDS encoding PHP domain-containing protein: MPAIAMTDHGNMFGAVDFYQHAYRYGIKPIIGCELFTEKELWPTCQEAQGRYDGFIHLLDEGCETVVYLTDDCRLDISEQMKV; the protein is encoded by the coding sequence ATGCCTGCCATTGCCATGACCGATCATGGCAATATGTTTGGAGCCGTTGATTTTTATCAACATGCTTATAGGTATGGGATCAAACCCATCATCGGATGTGAACTTTTTACGGAGAAGGAGCTCTGGCCAACTTGTCAAGAAGCACAGGGCAGGTATGATGGGTTTATCCACCTGTTGGATGAGGGGTGCGAAACCGTTGTCTATCTTACTGATGATTGCAGACTCGATATATCAGAGCAGATGAAAGTGTAA